AGCATATTAAATTTATTTAGACCACAATTAAAAATATAATGCAAATGGCAGCACTGTATAAGAAATTCCGTTGTTCGATTGTCGCGGTGGAATAAGTGCCAGCAGAAGATACGCATAAATACGGTGTGATTGCGGGTGAAGTAGTGACCGATAACCTGCTTCGCGTAACAGACATGGTTGAAAAGCCAGCGCTAGGCACCGAGCCTAGTAACCTTGCGATTATCGGTCGTTACATCCTGACCCCTGATATCTTCGACATCATTGAAAAAACGAAACCCGGCAAAGGTGGCGAAATTCAAATCACGGATGCCTTGCTGGAACAAGCCAAAACTGGTTGCGTGCTGGCCTACAAATTCAAAGGTAAACGTTTCGACTGCGGTAGTGTTGAAGGCTTTATAGAAGCGACGAACTACTGCTTTGAGAATGTTTATAAAAAATAGGGACTAGGGAAAAGAGGTCCTAGGGGAAAAAAGGTCCTAGGATCCTAGGGGAAGAGCAAGGGCCTAGGGGAAGCAGATCCTAGGATCCTAGGTAAGAGCAAGAGCCTGGGGGAAGAGCAAGGTTCTATAAAGAGCTGGCGCTAGGACGAGGTTATGAACGAATCTCTCTAGGACCTAGGACCTAGGACCTAGGACCTAGGACCTAGGACCTAGATCCTAAAACCCTTATTCCCAGTAGTTTCCACGCAATACCTAAGCTTTGTTTATAACTCCCTAGGACCGTAGGACCCTAGGACCTAAAACCCTTTAAATACCAAAACACTAAATCCAATCATGTAGGCATCCGCCTTTGATTTACCTGAAATAGTGAGCTCTACAATGTCTTTGCCAATTCTTTCTACATTTATGTTTTCGTTTGTGCTGCTTTTCATTTTCCGAAAAGTGGCCAAACGAGTTAACTTAGTTGATAAACCGAATGCGCGTAAGTTGCACACGGGCGCTATCCCATTAGTGGGTGGCGTGTCTATCTATGCCGCCGTTTTTCTAACGAGTGTTTTGTACCTTAATAAGGATTTTTCCGATTGGCTGTTTCTGGCCTGCGGTGCAGTACTGATTGTTATCGGCGTGCTGGATGATAAGTTCGATATCAGCTTTAAAGTGCGTTTGTTTGTGCAGGCGGGTATCTCGTTGGCGATGATTTTCATCGCCAACGTGAGCTTAGAAAGCTTGGGTAGCATTGCGGGTAATGTGCCGGTGGCATTGCCTGCTTGGGTAAGCTATGCGGTGACGGTAATAGCGGTGATTGGTGCCATTAACGCCTTTAATATGGTGGACGGGATTGATGGCCTGCTCGGTGGCTTGGCGTCTGTGACCTTTGCTGCGTTGGCGTTTATGTTTTATCTGGGTGGCAATACAGAACTCGCTATGAACTGTTTGATGTTTATTGCCGCTTTAGTGCCTTATGTACTGCTTAACCTGGGTATTCCGTTAGGGCCACGCTTTAAGATCTTTATGGGTGATGCAGGCAGCATGCTGATTGGCTTTACCGTGGTGTGGTTCTTGATTCGTGGCTCTCAGCCTGATCATTCCACTTACATTAAGCCAGTGACAGCGCTGTGGTTTATC
The nucleotide sequence above comes from Grimontia kaedaensis. Encoded proteins:
- the wecA gene encoding UDP-N-acetylglucosamine--undecaprenyl-phosphate N-acetylglucosaminephosphotransferase, whose translation is MSLPILSTFMFSFVLLFIFRKVAKRVNLVDKPNARKLHTGAIPLVGGVSIYAAVFLTSVLYLNKDFSDWLFLACGAVLIVIGVLDDKFDISFKVRLFVQAGISLAMIFIANVSLESLGSIAGNVPVALPAWVSYAVTVIAVIGAINAFNMVDGIDGLLGGLASVTFAALAFMFYLGGNTELAMNCLMFIAALVPYVLLNLGIPLGPRFKIFMGDAGSMLIGFTVVWFLIRGSQPDHSTYIKPVTALWFIALPLMDMATIMVRRMRKGQSPFKPDREHLHHICQRIGLSPRMTLVFICGLASLFALVGVLGELYMVSETKMFVGFLVLFSVYFGVISHIFRITAKVRSWLGKSPLVEEVA